One Arachis hypogaea cultivar Tifrunner chromosome 18, arahy.Tifrunner.gnm2.J5K5, whole genome shotgun sequence genomic window, AGGGAGTACTAAATAGGTGCCAAAATTTCTAGGTTAACTAGACATTTAACAAACTTATATGTTTGGTTTAAGTTAATAGTAGTATAGCAATAAATGCATACAGAATTATGGATTATGGGTTATAGTTTCATATATACACCTACCTGTAAACAGTTTAAAAAGAGTTGGAAGTGTTCTTTTCTGAGTAGTCCATGCTATATCAGATTTCTTTGATAAGTAAAGGCCAGGATCGATAACAATTGGCCTTACTCTATGGCTCCTGAGGAAATAAACAGAAATATCAATATCAACTATCAGAATTCAAAGATGGTGAATAATTTACAGCTCCATTTGTTCTCCCTCCAAGATTGTATGAAAAATTAATGATTAACTTACAGTTTCCAACCAGCAATATGCGTATGCTCAATGAAATTGAGATCTCTCGACAGATTAGAGAAAACATGAAGTAAATCTGAAAAGACAGGAAACAAATATCATATAACTTCACAGAAGCGTTTAAACAAGGAACCTAATCATCTTATGATTCAAGCACAGTACATGAAGATATGTTCAAAATTGCTAAGATTATAGTACATAGATGTTTATTGCATTAGAAGATTCAAGTCAGAAAAAGATAAAGCCCCATCTGATAGCTATGGGGTTAAGAACAGCATATTGAAATCCCTTGCACTCTAGTCAATTGAGCTACAAAACCTAGCTTATTGATTTATTGAGACAACAAAACTCACTTGGAACTTGACAGATCGCTCAATAATTTGCATGAAACATATCGAACTTCCAACAAAAATGCAAGGACTCAACAatatcaaagtaaaaaaaaagtggCATATATAAACTAAGATGATGAGGATTATTATTTTCACAATGTATTGTCATTAAGCACTTATTAGAGGAAACCACTCAACAAAACTATGATTTATGCCTGAATAAGACTGGAAGGAAGCTTAGAaagagaatttgaaattagcAAAGTAGAATTGCAGACAAGAACACTAAACAAAACCCGGACTTAAAAACATGAGGAATGAACTACAATCATAAACCTACGCTTGCTAACCTCCTTTCTATTAAAGGCAACACGGAAGGTGAGTAAGGCCAAATCACGAATTCATTTATGAGAGGTAATAACCGGTGAATCTATAACGGTAATCGACAACAATATGATGATGGATGAAATTTAGTTATTGCCAATTTTACTAATCTTTTATGTCCTTGAAACAGTAGCAATCTAGACAAAAGAGAAAACAACAGCACCTAGGAATCACAAGCAAACTACAAATCTTTCCCTTTTACTTGACAGGCATTCTATGTTTACCAAGTTTCTTGAAGTTGTAGAAGCACATTATGTCAACacaagaaagaaagtagtagttTATGCAAGCATTTTGACTAGAAAAACAAAAGTAACATCAAATAAGCTACCATGGAAAGGACAAGTTTCTAACCATCCTGTGTCACAAGAGGGTAATCCGAGGCGCTGAGGTTTATAAACCAGTCCCAATCCGAGCTCTCCTTCAGTAATATTGCTATAGCTTGGAGTGTACAAGCAATCATAGTAGAACCCTTGTAAGTCACCAAATTGGATTGTGACATAACACGTACATTCTCTACCTCACGAAATGTCGGATCGCCTTTCACTGCATTTGCCAATTCCAATCTTTCCCGTGGCGGTGCCTCGAGATCCAAATGCAGGATATACTGATTTCTTGGGTGATAAACTGCCTGCAATGTCCTCATCATCCTTTGACTATCACCTTTTGTGCCTGAAATAAGATATGCCAACCTAGGTGGCTCCATTTTCTgaaccacattggcattaacctGCCTTTCGAAATCTGATTCCACAAAATAACCACCTGAATCCTCTGATCTTGCAAATGAAATGATGTCAAAGGTTGAAGATTGTTCTATCCCTTCGGAAGAGCTAAGAGCCCCAACAATTGCAGTAAGAACAAGACTAACAAATACAAACAAACTGGCAAAAAACGGTATAACCCATTTCCTATCACTGAATAATCTTCCTGAATGAGAACTAACATTTTTCCTCATATTCTATTTCAGCAGTTATGAATCAAAATCCAAATTTGAAACTGTTCACCCTTGTCGGCAAGAACCAAGATCTCTATAAGATGGAAACCAAAAAAGCAGCACCCCACAAATCTTTAGCTGATAATATTACAATGATGAGTTTGGTGGCAAACCCAACCAACCCAAAAATCAATCTTCTTTAAGCTTAATGGCTAAcaattaagctaattttaatgCAGGATAAGACATGGTTTTCAATTAAAGATGCTAAATTTACATCAACAATAATCCTCACCAAACGTTTTGATTTCGGAGTTGGGACCCATCTTCATGAAGGAATGGGGTCAAACCTGTTTATTACTGCCTCACTAGAAAGTTAGCAACTTTTGATTGAAGGGCGTAAGAGGGTGAATGAAAATCTACCCTTCAGTGTGTACTATAACTTCGAAAACTTCAGTTCAGATTTCACCTGCGAGCCATTAATGCAGCTTGTTCATATTTTCGTACACTTATTCTCCCTCCCTTTTCTGGATACTGCTTCAGCAAACAGTGCTCAAGATCTATTTGTTTGAAACATAACAGGAAATTCGCTTGGAGTGCAAGTTTGAGTTGAGTTGGTGTTCAATTGAGGATAGAGAAAAAAAGAATCCAAACTCAAAAGAATATTGAGAAATgaaatttttcttaaataaattaaaggacAAGTTACGAATATAATGGTTAACAAGACAAATTTCTCATATTATAACGTTTTAATATAGGAGATAAAATTACGTTTTTTGTATAtctataaaaagtaaaaactgcCATATAGGATATAGTGGTTTCTAATTGAATAAATTGACGGTTTCTGAATAAATTTTTGCAGATCAAACTCGCAGTCTCTAAAAAAATATTCTCTTGGCGGTTTATGCATAAAGAGACTGTTTTTatggataaataatttaaaaaatataatttttatataaaaaaatagatatttaaataatgatgataataaatattttttaataaaaaattaatttataataattttgagAGTAATgccaaaaaattattatataattagtatttggtattttattatgtatgatatagtaagtaaaaataaaaaataaatataaaatatgtgtcatgtatattttgttattgttttttatttttattacttctAATAgaactttctcttcttttattgggATCTAAAATTTGCTGTActatcaaaaaaaataataagttatttaaaaataaaattatatgcaaaaaaatagaattaaaattaaaatttcatactATACACaatgttaaatataaatttaataaaaaaaataaaatggtaaaatatatatataaaaaaatctctATGATAGTAACACAATAATCTCTTTTATAAAtggttttattttgatataaatttttattttgataaaaaaattatataaacttttaaattaattttattttaatataacaatcaaatcaaaattcctttattttttatattaagttgtaaaaaaatgtaatacttgaaaaataaaatatattaattttttaatttaaaacttatttagaattaaattaaatatgtaattCTCATAAAAATGgtgattaaattaaatatttttattttatattattttttttatcctatcAGTATCTGTGAAACGAAttcttaattataatttaaataagataattaaatttaaaatataattttattattctctTTCCTTGTACAATACAATCATTACACTTTAAATaattatgaattttaattttaatctttcatGTTAAAGAATGTTCGTCTAAACCAAAAACTAAGTGAATATATCTAAATTCCAAGTAAGAATGTTAATACTTAATATTTGAGTTATAAGTAGATATCTATCTCGTCTATTGAAGTGGAGTACAATTTGACTATTCGTACCTTTTATTTGACTAATCTATTAATAATTTGTCGTGTTTATGATGATTTCTCAGTTCTCATAATTTACCATTGTTAGTATCAATTACTAGTGATCAAATTACTAAaagattataaaaattttaacatgAAAATTTATATTAagtgtttaaaaaaaatacaaattgaaGTCATCAGTATTGACAAGAATAAGAAGATTGAAGTTGATATGTTAACTCAAAGTTTGaataagatatattttttatttttaatatttgtgattttttaaatatttttaatatttaattttatttaattttatttttaacattttttatttgtatcaaaattaCAAATATTAGGATGGGATAAAAAACATACTTTATTTTCTCAAGATCTTAATCAATTTAAACTCTATTG contains:
- the LOC112769264 gene encoding beta-glucuronosyltransferase GlcAT14B, translated to MRKNVSSHSGRLFSDRKWVIPFFASLFVFVSLVLTAIVGALSSSEGIEQSSTFDIISFARSEDSGGYFVESDFERQVNANVVQKMEPPRLAYLISGTKGDSQRMMRTLQAVYHPRNQYILHLDLEAPPRERLELANAVKGDPTFREVENVRVMSQSNLVTYKGSTMIACTLQAIAILLKESSDWDWFINLSASDYPLVTQDDLLHVFSNLSRDLNFIEHTHIAGWKLSHRVRPIVIDPGLYLSKKSDIAWTTQKRTLPTLFKLFTGSAWVVLTRSFMEYCIWGWDNLPRTILMYYANFISSPEGYFHTVICNTEEFRHTAISHDLHYIAWDTPPKQHPMKLTMKDFDKMVKSNAPFARKFAKDDPVLDKIDKELLGRTHRFSPGAWCVDTSEGGEDPCLLRGNDTVFRPGPGAERLSVLIQTLLSQDFRSKQCL